The Starkeya sp. ORNL1 DNA window CTTGCCGTCGATGCTGGTACTGAGCCCTGCCGGCGGATAGGGGATCAGAATGCGGCCCTCATCCGCCCAGAGATTGCCCCAGCTCTCGATCTCCTTGCGATGCAGCAGTTCGAAGAAGCTGCGCACCACGGCGAGCCGGCTCGCCAGCCGCGGATTCATGGTGGACTCGGCAGCGACCGGGCCGGCGTGCAGCGCGGCGAGCGAAACGGCCGCCGATCCCACGATGAGCGCGCGCCGGGTCGCCTGAAGGGCGTCCTTCGTCATGTTCGTCTCCGGCGGCGTGATATGCCGCTGCGTAAACCATGGACCTTTCCAGGGATGCGAAAAACCGGCAATGTCCGATCTGCGTATTCGGAAAAACCTCACAATGCGGCTCGACCAGCTCAGCGGCGTCATCGCCTTCATCAAGGTCGCGGAGACGCGGAGCTTCACGCGGGCCGCGGCCGAGCTCGGCGTCGCGCCGCCTTCGCTCAGCGAAGCGGTGCGGGCGCTTGAGGCGCGGCTCGGCGTGCGGCTCCTGAACCGCACCACGCGCAGCGTCGGCCTCACCGAGGCCGGCGCCGCCTATCTTGACCGCGTGCGCCCGGCGGCGGAGGAGATCCAGACCGCGGGCACCGCCTTGAAGGAGGCGAAGGACCATCCGGCCGGGTTGCTACGGCTCAATGTGCCGTGGATCGCCGGGCCGATGCTGATGGAGGCGCTGGCCACGCCGTTCCTCGCCGCTTATCCCGATGTGCGGCTCGACATCGTGTTTGATGATAATTTCGTCGACCTTGCCGCCGAGGGATTCGATGCCGGTATCCGCATCGGCGAACTGCTCGACAGGGACATGATTGCGCTGCGCGTCAGTGAGCCGCTGCGCATGACAGTGCTGGCGAGCCCGTCCTATCTCGCGCGTCGCGGCACGCCGAAGCGGCCGGCCGATCTCGCCGGCCACGACTGCATCGCCTACCGCTTCGCCTCGACGCGCGTGGTCGCGTCATGGGAATTCATCATTGAGGGCCGCGACGTCGCCTTCACGCCCGAGCCGCGGCTCGCCGCCAACACCATGTCGTTCGCGGCGAGCATGGCGGCACAGGGCGCCGGCCTCGCCTTCCTCGCCGAGCAATTGGTGGTGGAGGCGTTGCGCGCCGGCACGCTGGTCAAGGTGCTGGAAGCGTATTGCCCGACCTATGAGCCGTTGCACCTCTATTATCCCAGCCGCCGGCTGGCTCCGCCGAAGCTGCGCGCCTTCCTGGATTTCGTGCGGACGGCGCGGCTGGATCGGAGTTGACGGCTCAGGCCCGCGACCCCAGCGGCGGCACGGCAGCTCCGGAGAGGCTGTTGCGATCCAATATGGCGCGCAGCGTGCCATTGGTCTTGGCGTCTTCAATGAAGCGCGTCACCAGCGCCAGCGCCTCCGGCCGTCCCTTCGGCACGGCGACCGCGGTGCCGGTCGCCAGGAAATGCTCCTTCAGGACGCGGGCGCCGGGAAAGCGCGGCAGCAGGCTGAGGATGGATTCCCGCCCGAGCGCCAGCGCGTCGATCTCGTCGCGCTCGAACATGGCGAGCGCCTCATCAAGCTGCGCGAAGCCCTGTGCCGTGGTGTTGCGGAGCGAAGCGCGGGCGGCCCGCAGCGTCGCCGTGCCCTCGACCCCGACAATGCGCACCGCTGCGGAATCGGCCTGTGCCAGCGTCGAAATCGTTGAGCCGGCGCGCACCATATAGGTGCTGTCGCCGAGGAAATAATCGGTGCTGAAATCCACATGCTTCTTGCGCTCGGCATCGACCGGGGTGAACCCGACGTCCCAGCTTCCGCTGTCCGCCGCCTCGATGATGGCGGCCGAGCTCTTGTGGCCGATGAGGTCCAGCGGCAGGCCGAGCCATTCGGCCATCGCCCGCGCCAGATCGGCGGCGACGCCCTTGAGTTCGCCGTTTGCGGCATCGCGGGTGTTCCACACCGCGGAAGCCGCTGCGCCGACCGCGACGGCCGCCCGCAGGCGGCCGGTGGGGGCGAGTTCATTGAGCGCATGTTGCGGATGATCGGGCATGGTTCCTCCGGTTCCGACACGCCGGCTGTGCGCGCATCGTTGCTGGAGGTCGTCTATCATCCATCGCGCGCCTGCTGAACAGGCACGGCGCGGTTCGCTCAGGCCTGCCCGGCCTCCGATGTGCAGAGCACCTGCTGCGCGGCCTCGGATACCGGCTCATCGTCTTCCGCATTGCCGTGCATCCCGGTACGCCCGAGCGACAGGAAGACCACCCCGGCGGTCAGCACGGTGATGGCGGTGAGCAGCCACAGCAGCATTGCGAAAGCATTGCCATAGCTCGGCACCAGTATGGCTACGGCATTTGGCAGAGCGGAGGCGGCGCCCGCGAGATCGCCGGTCACCAGGCGCTGCGCTGCCCCGGTTGTCGGCCCCGGCGCCCCAGCGGTCGCGAGTTGCGAGGCGGTGAGCGCGGACAGCACCGCGCTGACCAGGGCCAGCGCCACGCCCTCCCCGGCGACGCGGGTGGTGCTGAAGATGCCGGTGGCCATGCCGGCGCGCTCGGTCGGCACCACGCTGACCGCCAGCGCATCCATCAGGCCCCAGGGCAGGCTGATGCCGATGCCGATCACCAGCATCGGCAATGCCAGAGCATTGCCACCCATCGGCATCTGGCTCAGCCAGAACAGGCCGGCGGCGGCGATCATCAGCCCGGAGCCGCAGATCGCGGAAGGCGCGAACCAGCGCGTCAGCAGGCCGGCGGCGATCGGCAGGATGAGCAGCGGCGCGGACAGCGCGATCATCAGGCGCCCGGCGGCGACCTCGCTCATACCCTCGATGCCGACAAAGCGCACCGGCAGCAGGATCAGCAGCACCACGAAGGCATAGGCCGGCGCCGCCGCCAGCAATTGCACGCCGACGAAGCGCGGATAGCGGAACAGCGAGAGGTCCAGCATCGGCCGCGCCACGCGCTGCTCGATGATGATGAAGGCGGCGAACAGCAGCGCCGCGCCGGCAAGCGCGCCGGCCACCAGCGGATCGCTCCAGCCGCTCTCGGGCGCCTGCAGCACGCCATAGGTGAAGAGCGTCAGCGCGCTCGTGAAGCTTATGGCGCCCGGCCAGTCGAGGCCGGCAGCATCGGGATCGCGGGTCTCGCGCAAGGTGCGCGCGCCAAGCAGGAAGGCGAGCGCGGCGAGGGCGACGACCAGCAGATAGATGGAACGCCAGCCGAAATTGTCGATCATCAGGCCGGAGGAGATCGGGCCGAAGGACAGGCCGACGCCGAAGCTGGAGCCGACCACGCTGAAGGCGCGCAGGCGCGGCGTGCCCTCGAATTCCTGTGCCAGTGCCGCCATGCCGCCGGCGAAGGCGGCTGCGGCACCGATACCCTGGCCGGCGCGCATCAGGTCGAACCATACGATCCCAGGCGCGATGACCAGCGCCAGCGAGAATAGGCCGAAGGCGGCGACGCCAGTGAGAAAGACGCGCTTGCGGCCATAAATATCGGCGAGCGCACCGGCCGCCATCAGGCTGGAGCCGAAGGTGAGCATGAAGGCGTTGGTCACCCAGTTGAGGGCAACCGGGCTACCGCCGAGCGCCCGGCCGATGGCCGGCAGGGCCACCGCCGAGCCGGTGAAGGTCAGAGGCATCGCCGCCGCGGCGAGGCAGACGGCAAGCAGGAGCAGGCGCTTCCGGGCCGCGCCCGGTTCGATGGTGCTGTCGGTCATGTTAGCCGCTGTGATCGAGGGAGCGCCGGTCTGGCGCCTTGCTGCAGTGCAGGATAGATTTGCGGCAATGAGGGAGAAACGAGGCTGTTCTTCCGCTCATCCCGGAACAGAACGCTCGAATGGGTACCGCCATGGATGGGTTGAGCGGCTTGATCGCCTTCGTGCGCACCGCGGATCTCGGCAGCTTCGTCGCCGCCGGGCGGGTGCTCGGCCTGTCGGCGTCCGCGGTCGGCAAGTCGGTGACCAAGCTCGAGCACCAGCTCGGCGTCCGGCTGTTCCAGCGCTCGACGCGCAGCATCAGGCTGACCGAGGAGGGCCGGCTGTTCCATGAGCGCTGCCGGCGCATCCTTGACGAGCTGGACGATGCCCGCGCCGCGCTCGCCCGGGCGATGGAGGCGCCGCGCGGTCGGCTGCGGCTGAGCGCGCCAATCGTCAGCTACCATCTGCTGCTGCCGGTGTTGCCTGATTTCGTCGCCCGCTATCCAGAGATCGAGCTCGACCTCGACTTCAATGACCGCATCGTCGACCTGATCGAGGAAGGCGTCGACGTCGCGATCCGCAGCGGTGACCTGCCGGATTCACGATTGATGGCGCGGGCGCTCCGGCCGTTCCAGCTGCTGCTGTGCGCCTCGCCCGAATATCTCGCGCGTCACGGCGTGCCGGACTGTCCGCGCGATCTCGACCGTCACCTCGCCATACGCTTCCGCTTTCCCAACAGCGGCAAGCTCCAGGACTGGCCTTTGACATTGCCGCCGGGCGAGCCGGAGCTGCGCACCCGCACCATTATCACCTGCAACAACATGGAAGCGCTGCGCGGCGCCACGGTGCGCGGCCTCGGCATTGGCTGCATGCCGGATTTCCTGGCGCACGAGCCGCTGGCGCGCGGCGAACTGCGTGCCTTGCTGGTCGACCACATAGATGGTCCGGCGCAGTTCCATCTGCTGTGGCCCTCGAACCGCCATTTGTCGCCCAAGGTGCGGGTGATGGTGGATTTTCTCGGCGAGCGGCTGTTTGCTTCGCAATGCGAGGCGCTGCCCTGCGAGGAGCATGTGGTGGCCGGTTAGCCGAGCATTCCGCCGCCACGTCATCCTGAGGTGCGAGCGTAGCGAGCCTCGAAGGATGTTGAAGCAGAGGTCGGTCATCGGGACGGGCATCCTTCGAGGCCGCTTCGCGGCACCTCAGGATGACGTGGCTCTCGTTTCGGGAGTGAGTTTTGGTCTGCCCTAAACACGCGGCGGCACGGTCGATAGCCGGCGCACTTCGGGGCGGTAGGCCTGGTTCTGCTGGCGGCGCAGCGAGGCACGGAAGTCGCGGGGGGTCATGCCGAACTGGGCGCGGAAGGTGCGCGACAGCACGCCGGGATAGGAAAAGCCGCAGGCTGTGGCGATGTCCTTGATGCCGAACTCCTCATAGAACAGCATGTTGCGGGCAGCCTGGAGCCGGATGCGCAGATAGAGCCGTGCCGGGGTCTCGTCGAAACGGCGGCGGCATTCGCGCAGCAGCGTCTTCGCCGAGACGCCGAGCCGCTCGGCGATGTCCTCCAGTGCCAGCGGGAAATCGAGGTTCTGCTCCATCAGCCCCACGATGCGGTCCGACAGCGCCGGCTGGGCCACCGGTGTGGACGGCGCATCCGGACGCTGCGCGGCGGTGGCGGCGCGCGGTACATAGACCAGGGCATTGGCCACCTCGCTCGCCAGCGTCGAGGTCTCCAGCCGTGCGATCAGGTCCAGCATCATGTCGAGCGTGGCGATGCCGCCGGCGCAGCTGACGCGCTGGCCGTCGACCAGATAGAGCTGGCCGTTGACGTTGAGCTCGGGGAAACGCTCGCGGAAGGTCGGCACCGCCTCCCAGTGCAGCACCACGTCCCGCCCGCTCATCAGGCCGGCCTGCGCCAAAGCGAAGGCGCCGGTGTCGACCGCGCCGATCGAAGCGCCGAAGCGGGCGGCGGTGCGCAGCTGGTTCAGCAGCTTGGGCGAATTGCGCTGCATCGGCAGGTTGCCCTCGAACACCAGATAGAAATCCGCCTGCACCATGGTCTGCAGGCTGTCGTCCGCCGACATCCATAGCCCGTTGCTGGCCCGCACCGGCGCACCGTCCTCGGAGACGAAGCGCCAGCGGAAGATCTCGCGGCCGCTATTCTGGTTGGCGATGCGCAACGCCTCGCTGGCGAGCACCAGCGCGTTCAGCGGAAATTCCGGCTGGAGGATGAGATTGAAGGTCGGGACATGGGTGCCCGAAGATTTCTCGGCCTGCGCCTCCATCCTGTTCACCCCAATCACACTGCCGGCGGCTGCTTGTCCCACAATGTTAATAACAAGTCCGTTTTCGTCAATTGATCCGACCAAATGCCGGGAAGTATCGATACAAGAAATGTTTTCAGGGCACCGGGCCGCCGCCTGCGACGAGGCGGCCAGAATCCCTGATCCGTTGACATCACTGGCATCTGGCACGCGACGCCGTCGTCCGTGAGCGCTCCCGCTCGCGCCGGCCACGGCCCGTCTTTGCCCGCAGGAACGAGGTTGCCGACGTGCAGACCGAAGCGTTGAAGAAGAAGCTCGAAGGCTGCTACGTCACGGTGCCGACGCCGTTCCGCGACGAGGCGGGATTTCCCGTCGACGAGGCGGCGCTGCGCACCTATGTACGTTTCCTGATCGAGGGCGGCCTGACCGCTGAGACCGCGACTTTCCTCGCCGGCGGCGCAGCGGGCGACTTCTCCACCATGAGCTTTCAGGAGCGGGTGCGCGTCGCTGAGATCGTGGTCGACGAGGTCGGCGGCCGGGTGCCGGTGGCGATGGGCGCGCAGACCACCAGCACGCTGGAACTGGTCGAGCTGGCGAAGGCCGCACACCGCATCGGTGCCGACTTCATCCAGGTGTCGTGCCCGTTCTATTTCACCCATACCGAAGGCGACTTCGAGGAGTTCGTGCGGGCGGCCGCCGATGCGGCGCCGGATATCGGGCTGATCGTCTACAACACCTTCTGGACCACCACGAACATCTCGTTCGAGATGGTGGAGCGCCTCGCCGAAATCCCGAACGTGGTCGGGTTGAAATGGGCGACGCCGCGCACCGACGCCATGGAGTTCGAGAGCGTCGCGGCGCGTTTCTCGAAGCGCTTCACCATCATCGACAACAATCTGTTCTTCGCCTTCAGCGCCATGCCGGCGCTCGGCGCCAAGGCGTTCGAAGTGCACCTGTGCAACTTCTGGCCCGAATGGGGGCTTAAGCTGGTCCGCGAGATCGGCGCCGCCAACTATGTCGAGGTCGCGCGCATGCTCGTCGATGAAGCCATGCCGTTCTACAAGCTCTGGGTCGAGATCGAGCGCGATTTCACCAGCGGTGACGGCTATCTCGACAAGCTGTGCATGGAACTGGTGGGACTGCCCTCCAGCCGCTGCCGCCCACCGACGCGTGACGTGCGCGAACGCTACCGGGCGGCGACGCTCGACATGATGCGCCGCATCGGCACTCCCAATCTGGTCCAGTTCGAGGAGGCATGATGGCGGGCGCGGCGAACCTCATCGTGCTGGCGGCCGGCGACAATGTCGGCATCGCGCTGCGCGACATCCCCGCGGGGGACGTCGCGGCGACGCTGGCCGGCCTGTCGCTGCTGGCCGAGGAGCCGATCCCGCAGGGCCACAAGATCGCGCTTCACGACATCGCCGCGCAACAGGACGTGGTGCGGCTCGGCATGCCGGTCGCCATCACCAGGGAAGCGATCGCCAGGGGCCATCTGGTCCATGTCCACAATGTCGCGAGCCGCTATCTCAATAATGACGAGGACCATTATGAGTAGCCTCGGCATCGAAACTCCTGCCCCGTCCGTGGCGAGCCCGGTGATCGCGAACCGCATGCGCGGCTATGCGCGCCAGGACGGGCGCAAGGGCATCCGCAATTACTTGCTGGTCGCTTATCTGGTGGAGTGCGCGCACCATGTCGCGCGCATGATCGCGGCGCCCCACCAGCAAGGCGGCGTGCAACTGGTCGGCTTCCCCGGCTGCTATCCGAGCGACTATGCCGACCGTGTCATGACCGACATCGCCACCCACCCAAATGTGGGCGCGGTGCTGCTGGTGTCGCTCGGCTGCGAGGAGTTCCAGCGCACCCGGCTGAAGGCCGCCATCGCGGCGAGCGGACGGCCGGTGGAACTGCTCACCATCCAGGCCTGCGGGGGCACCGCCGGCACGGTGGCGCGCGGGCGGGAGTGGGTCGAGCAACAGCTGGTCTCGCTCACCGCGGCGCCTACCGTGCCGGTCGGGCTTTCCGACCTTGTCATCGGCACCAAATGCGGCGGCTCGGACGGGCTTTCCGGCGTCACCATCAATCCGGCGGTCGGCTTTGCATCGGACCTCCTGGTCGATGCCGGCGCCGCGGTGATGTTCGAGGAGACCTGCGAACTGATCGGCTGCGAGGAGCACATGGCGTCCCGTGCGGTGACGCCCGAACTCGCCGAGGCGCTGCGCGCGGCGGTGCGCAAGGCCGACGAATACTACACCGCGCTGGGGCATGGCAGCTTCGGCGGCGGCAACATCAAATACGGCCTGTCGACGCTGGAGGAAAAGTCGCTCGGCGCCTATGCCAAGAGCGGCTCGCGGCCGATCCGCGGCGTGCTGAAGCCCGGCGTGCGCCCGCCGTCCGGTGGTCTCTATCTGATGGACACCGTCAATGACGGGCCGGTGCGCTTCGGCATCCCCAACATCAACGACACCCAGACCATCACCGAGATGGTGGCGAGCGGCTGCCATCTGATCCTGTTCACCACCGGCGCCGGCTCGGTGGTCGGGCAGGCGGTGGCTCCGGTGATCAAGGGCGTCTCCAATTCGCGCACCTATCACCGCATGGAAGGCGACATGGATGTGAATGGCGGCACCATCGCCGACGGGGTCGAGACCGTCGAGGACGTCGGCCGCCATCTGGTCGACGCCATCATCGCCGCCGCCTCGGGCGAGCCGACCAAGTCGGAGGCGCTGGGGCACCAGGAATTCGTGCTCGCCTACAAGACCTACGAACCGCTCGGCCCCGGCTGCCTGCCGGTCTGAGCGGCACGCCTTACGCGTCTGGCATCAAGCAAAAACCAAAGGGGATCGTCATGACACTCTCGCACCTATTCGGAAAACGGATGGCGACAGCGGTGCTGCTCGCCGTCGGCATCTTCACTGCCGGCGAAGCCAAAGCGCTCGACGATGTGCGCCTGCGCCTCAACTGGATGTGGTACGGCTCCCACGCCGCCTTCGCGCTGGGCAAGGACCGGGGCTACTTCAAGGACGCCGGCATCAATCTCGACATCCGCTCCGGCAACGGCTCCGGCTCGGCGCATCGCCTGGTGGCGAACGGCGACAGCACCTTCTCCTATGGCTCCTGCGCCGGCCTCGTGAACCTCGCCGCCAAGGGCGCGCCGCTGGTCTCGGTGGCGGTGATCGACGCCATGGGCACGGAGGCCATCATCGTGCGCCCCGATGCCGGCGTCTCGAAGATCTCCGATCTCAAGGGCAAGAAGCTGCTCACCACCTCCAATGCCGGCGTGAATACCTTCTTCCCGCTGGTGCTGAAGAATGCCGGACTTACCGAAGCCGATGTCGGCATCATCAATGTGCCGGACGGCGCGCTGGTGTCGAGCTATCTGCAGGGCGCGGGCGGTACCGTCGGCCTGCTCGGCGGCCTCGACGACAAGCCGGCCGAGATCAAGGCCGCCGGCGGCGCCGCCCCCGTCACCTTCCCCTATTCCGACTATGGCGTGAACCAGGTCGGCTATTGCATCGTGACCACGAAGGACACCGTCGCCAAGAACCCGGACCTGGTGAAGCGCTTCGTCGCCGCCACGGTCAAGTCCTACAAGGCGGCAGAAGCCGATCCGCAGGCGGCGATCAACGCCATGGGCGACATCGTCGGCGGCACCATGAACGAGGACGCCGGCAAGAAGCAGGCCGCCGAGGTGCAGAAGGTCACGCTCGACGTGCTCTATTCCAAGGCCAATACCGGCAAGGTGCTGGGCCTCAATCAGCCGCAGGACTGGGTCGACATGGTCGACTTGATGAAGAAGTACAATGGCCTCGAGACCAAGGAGCCGGCGACCTTCTTCTACACCAACGACTTCCTGCCGAAGTAAAGCCAGCCTAGCCTCTGGCCGGCGGACGCATTCGTCCGCCGGCCGCATTGTTCGAGTTGAAGGATCAAGGCACGTCATGGGAGCGACGATCGAGATAAGGTCGCTGGCGAAGACATTCGGCGTCGGGCCGGGCGCGGTGCACGCTTTCGGGCCGGTGGATCTCACGATCAATTCCGGCAGCTTCGTCTCGCTGCTCGGCCCCTCGGGCTGCGGCAAGTCCACTTTGATGCTGATGATCGCCGGGCTGCTGGATGCCAGCGAGGGCGCGGTGTACTTCGACGAGGAGAAGGTCGACGCGCCGCGCACCGATATCGGCATCATGTTCCAGGACAATACGCTGGTTCCGTGGCGCACGGTGGAGGGCAATGTCGCGCTGCAGCTCGAACTGCGCGGGCTCGACCCCAAGGCCTATGCGGAGCGCATCCGCGACCTGCTGCATTCGGTGAAGCTGGACGGCTTCGGCGGCCGGCATCCTTACGAGCTCTCCGGCGGCATGCAGCAGCGCGCGGCCTTCTGCCAGGCGCTGGTGCACGAACCGGATACGCTGCTGTTCGACGAGCCGCTCGGCAAGCTCGACGCCATGACCCGCGAGAGCATCCGCAACGACCTGCAGACGCTGTGGATGAAGCAGCGCCCGACCGTGGTGTTCGTGACCCATTCCATCGAGGAAGCGGTGCAGCTCTCATCCACGGTGTGCGTGGTGACGCCGCGGCCCGGGCGCATCGAGCGCACCATCGATATCGACCTGCCGTGGCCGCGCGACCTCGAAGTCAAGGCAAGTCCCGCCTTCACCCATTATGTCCGCGAAATCCAGGGGATCTTCCATGACTATGGTGTCCTCTAGAATGCCGCCGGAACCCGGCCCGATCGCGCGCGCGATCACCGCGACGGGCGTCGCGATCTGGCGCTCCTGGCCATTCCTCGCCTTCTTCGTCGGCTTCTTCCTGGTCTGGGAATACTCGGTCATCCTCTTCAAGGTCCCCGGCTACATATTGCCGACACCGTCCGAGATCGTACGGCGGGGCTGGGCCGACATTCCCCGGCTGCTCGACTATACCGTCATCACCGGCGTGGAGAGCGTGCTCGGCTATCTGCTCGCGATTCTGGTCGGCGTGCCGGTCGGCATCGCCATCGCCTTCTGGACGCCGCTGCGCCGCACCGTCTATCCGTTCTTCGTCAGCCTCGAGATGGTGCCGAAGATCGCCTTCGCGCCGCTGTTCATCGCCTGGCTCGGCTTCGGCCTGCTGCCGAAGATCATCATCGTCGTGCTGGTGTGCTTCTTCCCGGTGGCGCTGAATTCGATCCATGCGTTCGGCTCGCTATCCGACGAACTGACCCGCTTCTGCCGCTCCACCGGCGCCGGGCGACTGCGTACCTTCTGGAAGGTGCGGCTGCCGGCGGCGCTCCCGCAATGCTTCGTCGGCTTCAAATACGCCGCGCTGAACGCCACGGTCGGCGCTACCATCGCCGAGTTCATGGGTTCCGACCAGGGCCTCGGCTTCTACATCAACATCGCCACCGGCAATATGCGGCCCGACCTCGCCTTTGCCGGCATCTTCTTCCTGACGCTGCTCGGCCTGGCCTTGTTCGGCTGCGTGACGCTGGCCGAGAAGCTGCTCATTCCCTGGCACATCTCGCAGCGCCGTCATTGATCGACGTGACCGAAGGATTACCGATGGAGCCGCGTTACGCGTACCCCGAGCTCACCAACCTTGCCGCCAGCGTGCTGGAGCACGCCGGCCTGCCGGCCGAGCCGGCGGCGGCGGTGGCGCGCGGGCTCACCGAGGCCGACCTGCTCGGCCACACCACCCATGGCCTCGCTCTGCTTCCCGACTATGTCGAGGAACTCGACAATGGCACCATGGAGCGCGAAGGTCGGCCTGCCATCGTCAGCGACCATGCGGCGGTGGCGACTTGGGACGCACGGCGCCTGCCAGGGGTGTGGACCACGGCGCTCGCCGTCGAGGACGCGGCGAAGCGCGCCACCACCTTCGGCATCGGGGCGGTGGCGATCCGGCGCAGCCACCACATTGCCTGCCTCGCCACCTTCCTCGAAGCCCCGGCGCGGGCGGGCACCTTCGTCCTGGTATTCTCGTCCGACCCCAGCGACGCCCATGTCGCGCCTTTTGGCGGGCTGACCCCGGTGATGACGCCGAACCCGATCGCCGCCGGCATTCCGGCCGCGCCCGACCCGATCCTGATCGACGTATCCACCTCCATCACCACGGCGGCGATGTGCGGGCGCACCCGCGCCGCCGGCGGTCGGCTCCAGGGCGCCTGGGTAAAGGACCGCGACGGCAATGCCACCGACGATCCCATTGCCTTCAAGGAGGGCGGCTCGATCCTGCCTATCGGCGGGCTCGACCACGGCCACAAGGGCTATGGCCTCTCCCTGATGGTGGAGGCGTTGACGCAGGGCCTCGGCGGCTATGGAAGGGCGGATGCGCCGCGCGACTGGGGCGCCGGCGTGCTGGTGCTGGCGCTCTCTCCCGCCGCGTTCGGCGGCCTC harbors:
- a CDS encoding ABC transporter ATP-binding protein, which gives rise to MGATIEIRSLAKTFGVGPGAVHAFGPVDLTINSGSFVSLLGPSGCGKSTLMLMIAGLLDASEGAVYFDEEKVDAPRTDIGIMFQDNTLVPWRTVEGNVALQLELRGLDPKAYAERIRDLLHSVKLDGFGGRHPYELSGGMQQRAAFCQALVHEPDTLLFDEPLGKLDAMTRESIRNDLQTLWMKQRPTVVFVTHSIEEAVQLSSTVCVVTPRPGRIERTIDIDLPWPRDLEVKASPAFTHYVREIQGIFHDYGVL
- a CDS encoding ABC transporter permease, yielding MTMVSSRMPPEPGPIARAITATGVAIWRSWPFLAFFVGFFLVWEYSVILFKVPGYILPTPSEIVRRGWADIPRLLDYTVITGVESVLGYLLAILVGVPVGIAIAFWTPLRRTVYPFFVSLEMVPKIAFAPLFIAWLGFGLLPKIIIVVLVCFFPVALNSIHAFGSLSDELTRFCRSTGAGRLRTFWKVRLPAALPQCFVGFKYAALNATVGATIAEFMGSDQGLGFYINIATGNMRPDLAFAGIFFLTLLGLALFGCVTLAEKLLIPWHISQRRH
- a CDS encoding Ldh family oxidoreductase, whose amino-acid sequence is MEPRYAYPELTNLAASVLEHAGLPAEPAAAVARGLTEADLLGHTTHGLALLPDYVEELDNGTMEREGRPAIVSDHAAVATWDARRLPGVWTTALAVEDAAKRATTFGIGAVAIRRSHHIACLATFLEAPARAGTFVLVFSSDPSDAHVAPFGGLTPVMTPNPIAAGIPAAPDPILIDVSTSITTAAMCGRTRAAGGRLQGAWVKDRDGNATDDPIAFKEGGSILPIGGLDHGHKGYGLSLMVEALTQGLGGYGRADAPRDWGAGVLVLALSPAAFGGLDGFTRQTGWLAEACRAARVPEGAPRVRLPGEAALGRKRRALAEGVALHAGIADDLGKLAARFGLPAPVPLTVPA